ttaaaatccatgtataatgtTAATATGATTGAAGTTCTTTTTCTTCATCTAATTCACCAAATGACATTTCGAGTtatattataaactaaaaataattgatacatgtatactactctacactatgcctttttctattattattttattctattactaatttctttttaaatattattgtaatttatatatatgtcatgtagccatgtaaatatatatatttatgtcaatattgtgtttagatgtcatatatgtagagattattgatataaatatttatatatactataaaactgtaattcattttattatatattgaaaaaaaagtgaaccggtttttattaaaattatagacaatattttgccctaattttttaatacattaatgccatatgttatccccatttcctggaagggcgTTGGGCCTTCGCCCTAGCCCACGGTCCGAGGTCCGACTCGGCGTATGGGCCTAgcccaaggtcccttggtttgaGTATCGCCCAAGGGAATTGGTACGGACCGGGGGCTCTAGACTGGGCCCATCTGGAGTGGTCCGGGACGTACCTCCGGGTTCGTCGTCGCCTTAACAGTCCCGGAGATGTTCAGAGCGTCCAGACTGTCGCGGCCTATGCGTCCCTATCCCGGCGCCtggtatggtccgggcccgaggtaAATAGAGCGGGCCAATGGTAAACGTACCTGGATCacctcctccccagttgaagggccaggcgtccagaatcctgaaaccgcctcatttcgcgtgggcattgtcccccactttttcgcctgcagaaaaggtcacctcgggattgcccactggtgtgtcaggactgcgcagccaagtaccctgaccggtcttgtctcctgaatcagcctcgtgactcgaagtggtcggAGCCAAAgggccgttttgtcgggcgaaggcttgtgTCACAGGTCAACTAATTGGGCCTTAGCTAGTTTGAATTTTGTGTATTGTATACCTTTTTATATTGGGCCCCCACCAGGAAGGCCCCTTGTGTACACtcctctgatgggcccgggtcggatccggcccagacccggtgtcCCCCTccgcttataaatataagctgtagaacaacgAGAAAAGGGGGAGAGgaggcagaaactctgttcagatataattagaaaactccattgtaaaagcttcttttagctctaatatatggactaaggctaattaacgccccaaccacgtaaaaaccccgtgtcgatcttccattttcattatCATTACTAGTAAATATcgttcattaatatagttgccgaaaatctcggttaacaccatacattatattaaacatattttatttattttaatgatattgtttatttatttaaaatttatatgataattaaaaataataaaaataaatatgtatttgAATAAGCAtctttataactttaaaactaagcaaacgtgcattgcacattatttttacctagtatatatatatatatatcttttatataataagtgtgtagataacataaattcttggttttaacggttttttatttatttttccgttaactttagtggaatattcttatatttaactgtagattgtaaaattaaataattaaacaaattaaaatatgatatttttgagatattttacaataatgattatttaaaaataataaaaccatatatatatattttataactgaTAAAAtctaattaaacttaaacttaacataatattaaacatataatatataatcttttgttgtcactcccaaattaaaaaactagaacaaatataaacttaaacgaaaattaattaattaattaattgaaaaataatattttaaagatattttatgataatttaaataattaaatcatatttatttaaaaataataattttacataatttttttatcttataaatttgtgtgatagtttgttttttttatcaagtgattgtaaCTCTTTTTCGTCATCAAATTCACtaaaaggacattgtgagatacattagatactaaaataattgatgcatgtatactactgtctatactatgactttttgtattcttattattaattttttttaaatattattatattttatatatatatcatgtagacatgtaaatatatatttatgtcaacgttgtgtgtttaaaaatcatatatatagaaattattaatataaatatttatatatactataaaattataatttattttattatatatatttttacaaaatcagtgaaccaatttttattaaacttacattttaaaattttaaaactaaataaacgttTGTACGTTTTTTCTTGTTTATATATATTAGCCTGAGGCACTTTCGAATAGCTCTCGTTACCTTCACATTCACAACACTTCATCATATACATGTAATTAGTTTGAAGACCAAATCCAAGCTCATCTCAGTTGACGTCTGCCTATGGTTCACAGCTACCTTTTTAGGCACAAGGAAGAGGAAACATGCCTTGAGTCTACTGAAATTCAGTTTCTGATGACTTTAGACTGACTGTGACCACTGACCAGAGAACTAACAGCCACTTTAATGAGTAAGGACTGTGACCACTGACCAGAGAATTATAAACTTGAGAATTATGTGTAACTATGAGCAAAAGTCAATTTACATAGAATAGAAAAGTATATGATCTGGATATTTTACTTTCTTTCTCAATTGTACCTGGACTTTCTCAGATTTAGAAGCCACAAAGCAAAGAAATCTAATGGTGTCTAGAGCCATTAAAACCGGATAGAAGGACAAACATATAGAGTGGTGTTCACTGAAATGAAAACAAGTTTTTATTATATTGTAGATACTTCAATTAAAATTACATTTAGACACTTGAAGACGCATAAAAGATCTCTTGCTTAACCACTGCCCTCGTAAGAAAACAagcttatttatttgttttactAGCAAAATCTTCTACGTTGACCTGTAGGGTCCATCCCATGCTGTCCTCAATACGCCCAGTTTGAATTCCCGTTAGTGTTTCATACAGTTTATGAGATACTACTTCTTTTCCTATATTATATGTTACCCTGCAATAACAGTTCAGATAAGGAATGATCTACATCAAGatagagtatatatatatataatgtgtatACCTTTTATTCTCATAAGTCACAGTACTAACAGGGTTGACGATCACAGCAGTTCCAGTGCAGAAAACTTCATCAGCTTCAAGCAACTCCTCAACTGGGATCATACGTTCCTCAACCTGATGAAAACATATGGCAGCAACATATTTATAGACATGGAATATGTCAAATATGTTCATAATTTTTATCTTTAGTATTATATTTTCATTTATGCTTGATCATTATTGAAGAATATATTGTCACCACTCACACCTGGTAACCAAAGCTAAGAGCAATATCAATGATGCTCTTGCGCGTGATCCCAGGCAGAATTGTTCCATGTAATGCTGGTGTTGAAACAACATTACCCTacaatatgtatatttatgtatatatagtaCATGTTTTATGGAAAAGTAAGATTATGCTTTATGCTTTATGCAAAAGAAAATTGTTATTGGCTATTGCTAACAATCATAATAATACCTTCACCATGAAAATGTTACATGATGCAACCTCTTCTACGTATTTCCCATTCACAGAATCTAGGAATAAGACATCAGAGAATCCCTTGGCCGTTGCTTGAGCCTGTGCTAGGATAACctaagagaagaaaacaaaaaaaaaaatatcagtaGTACTGAATGAAACATTAGCCATGCATGCATATTACACCAAGGAACATCAATATGAAGTAATTTGTTTTcttattcaaaaaaaaatatattgtgcttACAGGTGCATAGTTGGCGATAGATTTGATACTTCCAGTTCCCCCGGGAACGGCCCTGCGTAGCTTCTTCTCCACAAACAAGTCAAAGGGTGGCCGAccctaagattttttttttatataaaaaaactaaCTTTTTAACTATATGTTACTTTATCAGAGTGACACAACAACACAGCACTAGTTATTAAAGTCTTCTTTGATTTTATGGCTATGATCAGATTTTGCTCTGGCAATGAAAAATACAATTTACTCTTTAGTTATTGTTGAGAAGCTCTTTAAGTTCAACTCACCTTATAAAAGTAACCAACGGGAGTAGAAAATACCAAGAAAGTAAATTCTGGTGTGAAATTCATGCCAATATGTGGTGCACTTGCCATGAGCAAAGGCCTTACATACAGTGCTCCTTTCCCAGCAGGGGGAACCTATGCATATGCCCATGTCAAAAACAGAGTTTTAATAAGTACATTAGGCATGCAAATCGATGCGTAATACCCTATAATACAATACAGTACAATTTTATCCACACCAGAGTTTAAAGATGCAATGTTAAGTATTGGAAAAGGTGCATACAAAACGCTTGTTGGCAATAACCACATGCTTTACTGCATCAATAAATTGGTCAACAGATGGCGATTGCATGCACAACCTCTCTGCCCCCATCTTCATGCGTAGCGCATTCTGTTCTGGCCTAAAGAGCTGAATACCACCATCTTCTCTTCTATATGCTTTGAGACCTTCGAATAGTCCCTGAAACAACAAAATAGGATGCTAGTACAATAAGTCAATTATATCAACATTTTTTTTCAATAAGATTATGCTTGGACAGTGGACGGTGTTACCTGGCCATAATTTAGGACTCCTGCAACTGGGCTTAGCTCAATATTTCCATAAGGAATAAGCTTGCCATGTAAGAAGTTTTCTTCATTGGAGCATTTCATCATATACATGTAATCAGTTGGAGTGAGACCAAATTCAAGCTCATTCCAGTCAATATTGGCGTATTGGTCATCAGTTTCACTGTTAATGCAGGTATTTTAATTAAGTGCTAAAGATTAAAAGAGAGGTGTGTGTTATATTATAATagagctatatatatatacatataactaAATACATATGCATTAGAGAAATAGCCCTCTTTTATATCTAATATTTCAGGAACATCGTTACAGACTGTAAGAGATCCAAAAATCAAATAAGTATTATTAGTAAAATATGTAAGATCAATTTGGCTAATAATATAAACTAtagatgaatatatatatatttatatatatacctgTGGTGGATGGTAGTTTCACAAATTGTTTGCTCTGGAAGAAGAGCCATATCCTATATGTTTCTCAAATACATACATAGCAGTGTAAGTGATCTTgtgatacacacacatatatatacgaATCTCATTATATtgcataaaatttaataaatgttCAACAAAAGATCGAGTGctcaaataaaaggaaattagAAAAGAGAGGTTCAAATATAAGAAGTGAATGTCACTCAAGTATTGGAGAGTAAGGAATCCTTCCATTTCACAGCCAAAACAGTCCTCAGAGAACAGAAcacagtttttttttctttcgtgCATGCATGTAAATGATGTGCCATTCGGAAAAAATGCCACTGGTCTTTTTGTTCTGCCGTTGCTGCCACTAATATATGAATAGGATAATTTTGCATGTTATCAACTATTATAGTACCGattaaattttgttatttttatcaATAATTTAGTATTGGTCTCAGTAgtgttattatttttaaaattccaATTCAAACTTAATTAACTAATAATTAACAAAAGAAGTGTGActtatgtttttatatatattcttATTTTTAGAGTACCTTCCAGAACCAATTATACACAGAATATTGAAACTTCCTCCTCTAAAAGATATAAATCTACTTTATGTGTCATCGACCGAGCTTTATGATCATACACAAACACATGGCATTTATTggttttacttaattatttatttacattttCGAACTTAGCATTTTCAGCATTAGATGTTTAATTAGTTTCTGTATAGACAAAATTCTATATAATATAAAGGTAGGAAACTTTTAATGGGGGTTTGCCCCCACCCCACCTCTacggaacttttttttttttaccataaaTCTCAAATCTAACGGTCAAAATTATTACAGACACACTATAATTGTGAtggattttatatatattttcttgaaaaattcaAGAGAAAGATAAATCTTATTTTTATggttttaagattttttttcctGGTTGATTGATAACTTCTATATAGAGAAGTCTCAACTGACTTGTTTCAGTTTACCATTCATTGAAAATGTTGGAGTTTAAGTCAATCTTTCAAAGTGTTCTTTTAATTAATTGGATATTTGAAAATTTGATTATGGTTTATGATGAAAATTTTCTAGATTGCATTTTAAAGTGTTCTTAAATAGTGGTTATCTGgcatttaattagtttttatagcTCTTTTTTACGGTACATTAGTGAATACATGAAATGGTCAAAGGCATATAATGCTGCCTCTAAATTTTTTCAATGTGCTATTTGCTCAGAGTATAATATTATTCTCTATCTGCAGATCGATTATGTTCAATCTACATTTTACAAAGAAAGTAAGAAATCTAAACCAAAAAGTTCATAATAAAGGCTTGTTCTACTTTTGTCATGACTATTTAACATTAATGTTTTAGGGGTTCAAAGAAAGAATAGTAAAGAAAAAATGGGCTTATATGATAGTTTTCGAATAAAAAAGCTTGATTTTTTCCTTTACTAATGCGATTACAAAtttacaataaaatattatatataaaaaagaaaaaaatggatgTGTGGTAAGTCTCCATAAAAAAATGGATCGTGAACATCCTAAAGTCTccataattaaagataaaaaaaaaaaaaaatgtacctAACGTCTCCTATATAGATATAACGTCTCCTATATAGATATCACTATAAAAAAccagacttttgccggcgcaaaacaaAAGTCTGgtattgcgccggcaaaagcccCCTGAGTTTTACCGACGCGTCGGCAAAAAGTCACGACGTACCCCCGTCGATAATGGCACTTTTGTCGACACAAAATGTAATACGCTGGGAAAAAAATTTGTCGCGttattgtggaaaacacttttagcggtgcaaaaatgcgccggcaaaagatgATTATTTTAGTAGCgcaaaattgcgccggcaaaagatgTGTCTTTTAGTGGCGCGTTTTTGCGCCGGGAAAGGTGGATATATGTAGTGACacatttttgcgccggtaaaggttgagacttttgctgacgtaattttgcgccggtaaaagtattttttaaataaattttttgataataaattttgattttaatatattaataattatttaattttttagtaatattatttaattagaaataaaattaaaattaaaattttataaataaataaaaatattacaactattaatatttattgtcttcaccaaacatgaaaatataaaagtactttagtaaattaaatctctaataaattaaactttaaataaataaataaaaagttctacaaatgtgtactgccctcctcatcatccccgcccccgtgagcatcatcgtcctcgtccggaTCTTGTTTtggtaagtcgacagtaaaaccaggagccaatacaccaacctgcttcaacaaagcactaaGCAGAACATCTTGACGTCGTTGATGACTCTCAAGTTTATtcgtatacttctttaggtttTGATTTTCCAGCATAATATCCCgagtttgctgcaaaatggtgtccactttaggtggcaattgcccggacatttgagaagttgacgaagatccTGCcttctttgcgccaattgccttcaacctaggcaaccccccaaaccctttcttctaacgcgagcggggtccaagaacgtctgtgacaatatccatatcaggcgggaactgaccgtcgacattatcgtcGACACAAGAAGTAGCAAATGATACAGAGGTCGTACTCTGCGACgctcgacgctcggtcatctcagtATGCACAATAAAAATCacgtatctcgaattccaatataacattatttgaaaacctaacttataaatttttaatataacaacatataaaatataactttattatctatctgccaacatcctatcattaatgactgcagaccagtgattgaaaaagaatgtaattaattttgttcctatATAAGGGAATAAGTGGGCTATagttaatttggtcatgaaaatccatatctaaataaaaaatatgaagatattgttgatatatacagtaagagcagttaattccattaatggggaatttacgtctctaaacatatacatcaactatatttgcatgtttttgatttagatatggattttcatgaacaaactaacttagcccacaagctcccttatacggggacaacattagttacattctttttttatcttagtccacattcattaatcataaaaatattgacacatagattataaagatttaattgttaaaaatttaattaataattaataaataattactaattgacaccaatcaattaataattaatatttattaattatttactaaactttttaaaatttaaatgatcataaattagttaaggttatgcaacttacatgttttgtcgccgctacatcactaatccacttatccttcttcttgtggaggtgctcgaatgtgtcgatcatgctcggaagCTCGCCAGTAgacgggtccatctaaaaaagaaaattatttaaacattgttacctttataatattttcgtaaatgtaaggatatatgctattataatttacgtgatcataaacatgagcaacgatggatttggaactgtgtcctcctggtatggtcatttttcctcgagcttctttatttttcttcgatatacgcttcaaacagaaaatagtactcattaatctagattgtaattttataattaaacattaatgtaaaatctacgacatacctgctgagaatcagaagcccaaaaatcacatagaatagcccaatcagaagaagtaatcgacccaaaaggtttcgacttcgctctctcgttgtccacctctcctccaacgtctacccagtgtttcttcatcgtttGTGGCACCAATTAGTCAAAtgcttttgcatttgtcttactaTGACATCGTTGATTACTagattgtcttgtggataaatgaatttgtcataaaatcacaattaaatttggaatttgttaaaatattatgaagatagacaaaatctgtaatagtgagttattaaagaCTTAAAAAATGTTTACAGATAGCCTCTGccgaataacttggatatcaactggttttacttgttcccaagctagtgtagttagGGGTAcgatgttacgcaaataacgagccatagaattgttgaaccacttgccgtacgtttgaatagcttttccagtttgtgcatcaaaATCTACTTTCAAATGGCTAAAttttttggtggccagctccttctcgatattggaaCCGTAATAAGCTTCCctgcccctcttggagccaccacctatgtcattacttggttcggccattctacattaaaatattcattaattaactaattcaaattatatatgtctgttgttttttgttaaaaaattaacattttattacttatggtctttcccaacctaccctattccaacctagtggatcccttggagatagtaagcagtcatgtacttttccacattttttcaagatgtttctcaaacatcttgaaaaaaatgaggaatagtacatgaatacattggctatccccaaggcatccactaggtgcatgtctattactttatatatatatatatatatatataaaattaacattttattacttatggtatttccaaacctaccctattctgacctagtggatcccttggagatagtaagcagtcatgtagttctccatattttttcaaaatgtttctcaaacatcttgaaaaaatgaggagcagtacatgaatatattggctatccccaaggcatccactaggtgcatgtctattgttttttgttataaaattaacattttattacttattgtctttcccaacctaccctattctgaCTTAGTGGATCTCTTGGAGATTGTAAGCAGACATGTTCTAATActcattttttttcaagatatttgatgaaatatcttgaaaaaatgagtaccagtacatgaatacattgactatccccaaggcatccactaggtgcatgtgtacAGATATCTTATACTaccattaattaatgataataaataaagttttcattgaattaaataaaaagttacatatatttgttcaaattacatatcactatcctcatcatcactaactacaacatcattacggacaccactatcactatcgactagaacattgtcgtcatcctcatcatcttcatactcggccaacgtgtcgtcttcaaattcaacgtcatcatcgacaacaaattcatctgaaccttcgccaaccaaatcatcgacgttgtacacttcagtggcattgacatcaacccgatcatactgaagattataaaaaattggaagttctacccatgactgaaatgaagaagaattaacttcttgcaatattggtatatcatttgtggtctcagtatcatcaacatcgaaATTTGAtaaatcccatacattcctcggaatgtattcattaatgagcctccaatcatccccatttttcacatctcgaagataaaacaccaacttcgcttgagatgcgagaatgaaaggatcatctttataacattcttccttcacataCACGCTCGTAAAATTTTATTCTACTTTAATTCTACTtctattgaaccatctacacttgaataggacaacactgtaacccatcaagtaggacaattcaattacttcttccagaacTCCATAATAGTTCACTCCTTcttcacttggcaccattacaccgtaattttgtgttttaagcttcatatcacgaccatgaatcacaaatttcacaccattcactatcatccctggatatgagaACACGGTGTcacttgatttgtttgcgagagcatacaattcattattcacttcagtaggtgttgactcatgcaaaccgttcacctatcaacattaacattgaaagttagtcttagattgattaagtggggattcagaaaagaattgactaatatacatactatTTCTTTGAACCATTGAGGAAAATAAacttcttgttgaacttcaagattcgcaccccccgtcttcttaattcatccatatgctcactacaaatggacaacaatgttatgattttttcctttactcggtatataaaccaaacaaatttattgaaaaagactagaaaacacacctaaggtactccttaattttggtacaattgttcaagatataccactcagccttttgctttaattgcggattgaggagcatacttgatttcttaccaaatggacgaccaacagccttataaatagaatattcccgatttggttgggattcaacgcgatcgtcattcctctcaggtcgattgaatcgagtctcaaccccccggaggtacattgagcaaaaggttaaggcctcgttgaccacgtaagcttttgcgattgaaccttccggacgtgcacgatttcttacataaTATTTATAAACCACCattgaacgttcaatgggatacatccacctaaagtgcacgggaccgccaagaattgcctctttcggaagatgcaaaaccaaatgcaccataatgtcaaaaaatgctggaggaaatatcatttctaacttgcataaaatggtgataatgtctgtctccatcttctcaaggtctttcacattcaaagtccgcgaacaaagttttttgaaaaaaccgcacaactcaataattggctttcgaacttcaggaaccaaaaacGATCTAATTGCTGCGgacaacaactgctgaaacaacacgtggcaatcatgtgatttcagcccagttatcttgccatcattgacattgacattcttcgaaaggtttgcagcaaaaccgtctgggaattcaactgacttcacaaattcacagaaaactcgacgctccgggacattgagggtgtaactggcgtgcggtttcttccacttgtttccctatTTAAGGAGGTGGAGTTTTatcctaattttcatgtctgctagatcaagtcttgccttgtcagtgtctttagattttccctctaagttcaacaaagctCCCAAGACattgtcgcaaacattcttctcaatgtgcattacgtccaattTATGCCTCAGCAATAGTTCCTttcaataatcaagctcgaaaaatatgctcttcttcgaccaattaagttcaatcgaAGCCCTTTTGTGTTTCACACCACcacattctttgtgtttcccaggatgtctaatctgcaaattctctaattgcttcaacacatcatcaccggagtaatctttttagtggtggcctgagttccttgttaccgtcgaatagtgctcgtttactcctccattcatgatccatatcaagaaacctgCTTGgtcaatgtatgcaattttacttctaatccctatagagggagtttcttcattgcatgtgaggcacgccttgtacccttttgtgctccacccagacatcatagcataagttgtgtagtcgttaatggtccacaagattgttGCACGCATATTAAACAAGGTACTattattgtatgcatctcgtgtctcgacaccattcacccataactccttcaactcgtcaagcaaaggtctcatatagacatcgatat
The genomic region above belongs to Humulus lupulus chromosome 1, drHumLupu1.1, whole genome shotgun sequence and contains:
- the LOC133817448 gene encoding branched-chain amino acid aminotransferase 2, chloroplastic-like; amino-acid sequence: MYMMKCSNEENFLHGKLIPYGNIELSPVAGVLNYGQGLFEGLKAYRREDGGIQLFRPEQNALRMKMGAERLCMQSPSVDQFIDAVKHVVIANKRFVPPAGKGALYVRPLLMASAPHIGMNFTPEFTFLVFSTPVGYFYKGRPPFDLFVEKKLRRAVPGGTGSIKSIANYAPVILAQAQATAKGFSDVLFLDSVNGKYVEEVASCNIFMVKGNVVSTPALHGTILPGITRKSIIDIALSFGYQVEERMIPVEELLEADEVFCTGTAVIVNPVSTVTYENKRVTYNIGKEVVSHKLYETLTGIQTGRIEDSMGWTLQVNVEDFASKTNK